One Phaseolus vulgaris cultivar G19833 chromosome 11, P. vulgaris v2.0, whole genome shotgun sequence genomic window carries:
- the LOC137836121 gene encoding uncharacterized protein — translation MADKMPFGEGASINKPPLFCGVNYQVWKIRMKIFINSTDKGIWESIENGPLVSQVMKDNVLVDKPSSEWTEAEFRPKKCGTSWRSHIKAQMIMQKGESMCDVQNRFSHIVNHLMSLGKKFDEEELNIKVLKCLDRTWQPKVTAISESKDLTSMSVTSLFGKLREHEIEIQMLVVQESEDKHNKSIALKASKQQHGHIRSECLNSEVKEKEDFKREKKGKAKKAYIDGGGPSSPHYESQAPSLDRLEPCGERLDSKGERLTQDEGRLQEERLGGSLDRLGPITRSKTKHLHAQMGQATDWREKNLYMLHGGPLGVS, via the exons atggctgataaaatgccctttggggaaggtgcctcaataaacaagccacctctgttttgtggagTTAATTACCAGgtttggaaaattagaatgaagaTCTTTATAAACTCAACTGACAAAGGCATTTGGgaatcaattgaaaatggtcctctTGTATCTCAAGTTATGAAAGATAATGTTTTGGTTGATAAGCCTTCATCTGAATGGACAGAGGCAGAAT TTCggccaaagaaatgtgggacatcttGGAGGTCACACATAAAGGCACAAATGAT AATGCAGAAGGGAGAATCAATGTGTGATGTGCAAAATAGGTTCTctcatattgtgaatcatcTTATGAGTCTTGGTAAAAAGTTTGATGAAGAGGAACTAAACATCAAGGTActgaagtgtcttgatagaacatggcaaccaaaggtcacTGCCATTTCAGAATCAAAGGATCTCACCTCAATGTCTGTGACATCTCTTTTCGGAAAACTAAGAGAGCATGAGATTGAGATTCAAATGCTtgttgttcaagagagtgaagacaagcataaCAAGAGCATAGCACTTAAAGCTAGCAAACAACAACAT ggACATATTAGGTCTGAATGCCTAAACAGTGAAGTCAAGGAAAAGGAAGACTTCAAAagggagaaaaagggaaaagctaagaaagcatatattgatggaggagggccaagctcaccacactatgaaagccaagctccaagcctagaccgtctagaaccatgtggggagcgtctagactcaaaaggAGAGCGTCTAACACAAGATGAGGGGCGACTacaagaggagcgtctaggaggaagcctagaccgtctaggacctatcactaggtccaAGACCAAGCACCTTCACGCACAAATGGGTCAAGCAACAGATTGGAGGGAGAAGAACTTATACAtgctacatggaggcccattaggggtgtcttag
- the LOC137826668 gene encoding uncharacterized protein — MAKEEEPTSSPMHPSSSYTFLLNIMSKRRTWACLFLLVYGTLLASSWNFLQSTLSWYNLQVQSSTSAWPALYASVLLGTVFGLLSMVAALMVMVPAVVVTWITVVVLLAFFGKPRRTLVVEGRKITGEIFGVVLRILLKEGNFVAAVCAVLGYFALVRRNGTQEGVVGES, encoded by the coding sequence ATGGCGAAAGAAGAGGAACCCACATCTTCACCTATGCACCCATCTTCCTCTTACACCTTCCTTCTCAACATCATGAGCAAAAGGAGAACCTGGGCATGCCTTTTTCTCCTCGTCTATGGAACCCTTTTGGCTTCTTCATGGAACTTCCTCCAATCCACGCTTTCTTGGTACAATCTTCAAGTTCAATCCTCCACCTCCGCCTGGCCTGCGCTCTACGCCTCCGTGCTTCTCGGCACCGTCTTTGGCCTCCTCTCCATGGTGGCGGCTCTCATGGTTATGGTTCCTGCGGTCGTCGTCACGTGGATCACCGTCGTCGTGCTGTTGGCCTTCTTTGGGAAGCCTAGGAGGACCCTCGTCGTGGAGGGGAGGAAGATCACGGGGGAGATTTTCGGGGTTGTGCTCAGGATTTTGTTGAAGGAAGGGAATTTTGTGGCTGCGGTTTGTGCTGTTTTGGGATACTTTGCTCTTGTTAGAAGGAATGGGACTCAAGAGGGGGTTGTTGGTGAATCGTGA